From the genome of Vicia villosa cultivar HV-30 ecotype Madison, WI linkage group LG2, Vvil1.0, whole genome shotgun sequence, one region includes:
- the LOC131647263 gene encoding probable zinc transporter 12 encodes MIKFATSKFITICIIFLLQQSLVCSECSCENEEQDSNHKVSEALKYKIIAMATVSVSSLIGVCIPIFAKRISYLNPENDFYFLIKAFAAGVILATGFIHILPDAFEALSSPCIGEKPWKLFPFSSFVTMVTAIGTLIMEALIIGYKKRSEMKKPQPLAEDVEIHEANDNSNHVHNFELASDKLDSTNRLRYIIVSQILELGIVLHSVILGISLGVSRSAKTIKPLVAVLTIHQCFEGIGLGGCISQAQFKYSKVAIMVLFFCLIFPIGIGIGIGISDIYNANSPKALIIEGFLLSASAGVLINMALVDLIAADFLNSKMLRSFRLQLGASLALFVGLICMSILAIMENF; translated from the exons ATGATCAAGTTTGCAACAAGCAAATTTATAACCATTtgtataatttttcttcttcaacaaagctTAGTTTGTTCAGAATGTAGCTGTGAAAatgaagaacaagattctaaTCATAAAGTATCTGAGGCATTGAAATACAAAATAATTGCTATGGCAACAGTTTCGGTTTCTAGCTTAATTGGTGTGTGTATTCCAATCTTtgcaaaaagaatttcatatttaaatccggagaatgatttttatttcttgatTAAAGCATTTGCAGCTGGAGTGATTTTAGCGACCGGGTTCATACACATACTTCCCGATGCTTTCGAGGCCTTATCGAGTCCTTGTATAGGCGAAAAGCCGTGGAAACTGTTTCCTTTCTCGAGTTTTGTTACAATGGTGACAGCCATTGGAACATTAATTATGGAAGCTTTGATTATTGGATACAAAAAGAGATCTGAAATGAAAAAACCTCAACCATTGGCTGAGGATGTTGAAATTCATGAAGCTAATGATAATAGTAATCATGTTCATAACTTCGAACTTGCATCCGATAAATTAGATTCAACAAATCGTCTTCGGTATATCATAGTTTCTCAG ATTTTGGAGCTAGGTATTGTGTTGCATTCAGTCATTTTAGGGATATCTCTTGGTGTGTCAAGAAGTGCTAAAACAATCAAACCTTTAGTGGCTGTATTAACAATTCATCAATGCTTTGAAGGAATAGGACTTGGTGGCTGCATTTCTCAG GCACAATTCAAATATTCTAAGGTTGCAATCATGGTACTATTCTTTTGTCTAATTTTTCCAATTGGAATTGGAATTGGCATTGGAATATCAGATATCTACAATGCAAATAGTCCAAAGGCATTAATAATTGAAGGGTTTCTTCTATCAGCATCTGCAGGGGTTCTTATTAACATGGCACTTGTTGATCTTATTGCTGCTGATTTCTTGAACTCAAAAATGCTAAGAAGTTTTAGGCTACAACTTGGTGCAAGTTTAGCACtttttgttgggttgatttgtatGTCAATTTTGGCAATAATGGAAAATTTCTAG